In Zingiber officinale cultivar Zhangliang chromosome 3B, Zo_v1.1, whole genome shotgun sequence, a single window of DNA contains:
- the LOC122055518 gene encoding pentatricopeptide repeat-containing protein At2g35030, mitochondrial-like: MKPLRPSCMPALHLWRHIHVPSGRCLRRRLSDLAHSSPLCPASGNRLQSIPLLHPEQSVDRRANYTITLLSRQGRMFDARQLFDKTPHKDVISWTSIISGYIRCGMLHEARALFDRADAQKNVVTWTAMLSGYARSKLIREAEELFERMPEKNCISWNTMLACYAENGQLDEAFHLFTRMPDRNVVSWNTIMIAMTQSGRLDEAYRLFDEMPARDVISWTSMVAALSHNGRVDEARVLFDRMPERNVVSWNAMISGYVQNLGLDQALELFVKMPERDIVSWNTMITGFIKNKDLSRARGLFEEMEEKNVVTWTAMITGCVEDQQNEMALKMFLEMLMAGVKPNQATFVNVLAAASNLAAFAEGQQIHQIVSKTISQFDPSVNSALMSVYSKCGEIAIARKLFELLGQKDLVCWNGMIAAYAHHGNGQEALNLFRNMHLHGFKPNDVTYVGLLSACSHSGLFDEGLNLFKCMMNDPSIEVREDHYASLVDLCGRAGRLKEASSFIKGLNISLSSPSVWGALLGGCNVHGDVKIGNLAAKKLMEAEPNNAGSYMLLSNIYASKGRWNEAAKIRLRMKDKGLKKQPGCSWIEVGNRVHVFMVRDKSHSESEKINALLHDLHNKMRKRGYVNSLDLISVEDEVSYFSF, translated from the coding sequence ATGAAGCCCCTACGACCGTCGTGCATGCCCGCTCTCCACCTCTGGAGGCATATTCATGTCCCCTCCGGCAGGTGCCTCCGCCGTCGCCTCTCCGACCTTGCTCACTCCTCGCCTCTCTGCCCGGCCTCCGGCAACCGGCTTCAATCCATTCCCCTGTTGCACCCGGAGCAAAGCGTAGACCGCCGAGCCAACTACACTATCACCTTGCTCAGTCGCCAGGGACGGATGTTCGATGCTCGCCAACTGTTCGACAAAACACCCCACAAGGACGTCATCTCCTGGACCTCAATCATCTCCGGCTACATAAGGTGCGGCATGCTCCACGAGGCAAGGGCGCTCTTCGACCGTGCGGACGCACAGAAGAACGTAGTCACCTGGACCGCCATGCTATCCGGCTACGCTCGGTCGAAGCTTATCAGGGAAGCTGAGGAGCTCTTTGAACGCATGCCCGAGAAGAATTGTATTTCTTGGAACACCATGCTCGCCTGCTACGCTGAGAACGGCCAGCTCGATGAGGCCTTCCATCTGTTCACGAGAATGCCGGATCGGAATGTCGTGTCCTGGAACACGATCATGATTGCTATGACTCAATCTGGTCGCTTAGATGAAGCATATCGGCTGTTTGACGAAATGCCCGCGAGGGATGTGATATCGTGGACTTCAATGGTTGCAGCCTTATCGCACAATGGGAGGGTTGATGAAGCTCGAGTTCTGTTTGATAGAATGCCGGAGAGAAATGTGGTTTCCTGGAATGCGATGATATCAGGTTATGTCCAAAATCTAGGACTCGATCAAGCTCTGGAGCTGTTTGTAAAGATGCCTGAGAGGGACATAGTTTCTTGGAATACCATGATTACCGGATTTATAAAGAATAAAGATTTGAGCAGGGCACGAGGTTTATTCGAGGAGATGGAAGAGAAGAATGTGGTCACTTGGACTGCCATGATCACAGGATGCGTCGAAGATCAACAGAATGAGATGGCATTAAAGATGTTCTTAGAGATGCTAATGGCCGGTGTCAAGCCAAACCAAGCAACATTTGTCAATGTTTTGGCTGCAGCAAGCAATTTAGCAGCATTTGCCGAAGGACAGCAAATCCATCAGATTGTTAGCAAAACCATTTCCCAGTTTGATCCTTCTGTTAATTCTGCTCTCATGAGTGTGTACTCCAAGTGCGGTGAGATTGCTATTGCTAGAAAATTGTTTGAGCTGCTGGGTCAAAAGGATTTGGTATGTTGGAACGGAATGATTGCGGCATATGCCCATCATGGGAATGGCCAAGAAGCACTGAACCTTTTCAGAAATATGCACCTGCATGGATTCAAGCCTAACGATGTTACCTATGTGGGATTGCTCTCAGCATGTAGCCACTCTGGTTTGTTTGATGAGGGGCTTAATCTTTTCAAGTGCATGATGAATGATCCATCAATTGAGGTGCGAGAAGATCATTATGCTTCCTTAGTCGACCTATGTGGTCGAGCAGGGCGACTTAAGGAAGCTTCGAGTTTCATCAAAGGGTTAAATATTAGCCTTTCATCACCCTCTGTCTGGGGGGCGCTTCTTGGAGGCTGTAACGTCCATGGGGATGTTAAAATTGGGAATTTAGCAGCTAAGAAGCTCATGGAAGCAGAGCCCAACAATGCTGGATCTTACATGTTGTTATCGAACATCTATGCTTCGAAGGGTAGATGGAATGAAGCTGCAAAAATTAGGTTAAGGATGAAGGATAAAGGACTTAAGAAGCAACCAGGTTGTAGCTGGATTGAGGTCGGAAACAGAGTTCATGTTTTCATGGTACGCGATAAGTCTCACAGCGAATCTGAGAAGATCAACGCATTGTTACATGATCTTCATAATAAAATGCGGAAAAGAGGATATGTTAATTCTTTGGATCTTATTTCAGTTGAAGATGAAGTAAGTTATTTTTCCTTTTAG